The following coding sequences are from one Saprospiraceae bacterium window:
- a CDS encoding gliding motility-associated C-terminal domain-containing protein has protein sequence MKHLNLTILCINLIISTSALATHNRAGEIRVKQLSDYTLEATVITFTKESSFAADRDSIVIDWGDGTFSKVVRSNQFGESLGNDVKKNTYVATHNYAGRGTYIIGFFDPNRISDIVNLDPPNSVNIPFYVQTVFTILNPAFQGYNQTVELVQYPIDFACLNQVFVHNPAANDPDSDSLTFVLSTPLMDKNSPAPNYSLPSQIRPGLDNQLSLDPKTGTIIWNSPKQPGEYNLSFIVQEWRAGVLIASTIRDMQILVKDDCKNNQPPTIAGVTDTCILVGTPIDIKFRISDPDTAIGSKRVKLVYSGSAFGLNNPPMITAPSSYQDTSFVARFQWTPDCNHVSNNYYVFVLKATDNFLDSTGAVDIHTFRVKVIAPSPDNLSLNSEQGRNILTWNFPYLCDQATDFRGFSIWRSDRSTNILQDTCNADLSVFSYKQIAYSVEEISGSTYVYKDTSITSTSTYCYRIQAEYSKLSTQNFPYNFTHSLSSNEVCYFQNENSPSITMVDIDKTNSLTGEIIIQWKNYFLSSLDTSNFEAPYEQSIEEKYPNQQWMQVPGSLKLYNSRNEIWDSSFVLNNTNTLSLQHEFRVSVKDQNSKTVYSNPAQSIFLTAITGDSNINLHWKELVPWQNISYEVFRKDPGSSIFKKISETNKQNYIDNNVTLDSQYCYYIRTTGIFRISNIQDSTFNRSNINCVYAKDNRPPCCAQLKLSEPCDEIDEHKPSFVVKLDWDNPNNSCPKKSASLIRLYKVDILSAQLIDSMDFDISHTGGYIDPINTTRPACYKIASFDANGMKCTQESALCPDLCFKYELPNSFTPNGDHYNDMFVPTQNLFVQSVDFKVLNQWGGLVFETQDPEINWDGKNKNGKLLASGTYYYTCRIDPYYNVSTSKQKLNLSGFIELLHQ, from the coding sequence ATGAAACACCTGAATCTTACAATATTATGTATAAATTTAATAATCAGTACTTCTGCTTTAGCAACCCACAATAGGGCTGGTGAGATACGAGTAAAACAGCTCTCAGATTATACGCTGGAGGCCACAGTAATCACTTTTACAAAAGAATCAAGTTTCGCGGCGGATAGAGATAGTATAGTCATTGATTGGGGTGATGGCACATTTTCCAAAGTTGTCAGATCAAATCAATTTGGTGAATCTTTGGGAAATGATGTTAAAAAAAATACCTACGTGGCGACACATAACTATGCTGGACGTGGAACATACATAATTGGTTTTTTTGACCCAAACAGAATTTCTGATATTGTTAATCTAGATCCACCCAATTCAGTAAATATTCCGTTTTATGTTCAGACCGTTTTTACAATTTTGAATCCAGCATTTCAAGGATACAATCAAACGGTTGAGTTGGTGCAATACCCGATTGATTTCGCTTGTCTGAATCAAGTATTTGTTCATAATCCCGCAGCTAATGATCCTGATAGTGATAGTTTAACGTTTGTTTTAAGCACTCCTTTGATGGATAAAAACAGCCCAGCACCCAATTACTCTTTGCCTTCTCAAATTAGACCCGGTCTTGATAACCAGTTGAGTCTTGATCCAAAAACCGGTACTATCATTTGGAATTCGCCAAAACAACCCGGTGAGTATAATCTGAGTTTCATTGTGCAAGAGTGGAGAGCTGGAGTGTTGATAGCATCAACAATTCGAGATATGCAAATACTGGTTAAAGACGATTGCAAAAATAACCAACCACCAACGATTGCTGGCGTTACTGATACTTGTATACTCGTCGGAACTCCGATAGATATCAAATTTAGAATATCGGATCCTGACACCGCGATAGGTTCCAAAAGGGTTAAATTGGTTTACTCAGGCTCTGCTTTTGGTTTAAATAATCCGCCTATGATCACAGCCCCATCTTCTTATCAGGATACTTCATTTGTCGCCAGATTTCAATGGACACCAGATTGTAATCATGTAAGCAACAATTACTATGTATTTGTTCTAAAGGCTACAGATAACTTTCTAGATAGCACTGGCGCTGTAGATATCCATACTTTCAGGGTAAAAGTGATAGCCCCTTCTCCTGATAACTTGTCTTTGAACAGTGAGCAGGGTCGTAATATTTTAACTTGGAATTTTCCTTATTTATGTGACCAAGCAACTGATTTTAGAGGATTTTCAATTTGGCGCTCAGATCGGTCTACAAATATTCTCCAAGATACTTGCAACGCCGATCTCAGTGTTTTCTCTTACAAGCAAATCGCCTATTCAGTCGAAGAAATATCAGGTTCTACTTATGTCTATAAGGACACTAGTATCACTTCCACATCAACATATTGTTATCGGATCCAGGCAGAGTATTCGAAATTGAGTACACAGAATTTCCCATATAATTTCACTCATTCATTAAGTTCAAATGAGGTCTGTTATTTTCAAAATGAAAATTCACCTTCGATCACAATGGTGGATATAGACAAGACTAACTCATTGACTGGTGAAATCATAATTCAATGGAAGAACTATTTCTTATCCTCTCTTGACACAAGCAATTTTGAAGCACCATATGAACAATCCATTGAAGAAAAATATCCGAATCAGCAGTGGATGCAAGTACCCGGTTCATTAAAACTATACAACAGTAGAAATGAAATTTGGGACAGCAGTTTTGTATTAAACAATACAAATACATTATCATTACAACATGAGTTTAGGGTAAGTGTAAAAGATCAAAATTCGAAAACGGTTTATTCAAATCCGGCCCAATCCATTTTTTTAACTGCAATCACAGGGGATTCAAACATCAATTTACATTGGAAAGAATTAGTACCTTGGCAAAATATTTCTTATGAAGTTTTTAGAAAAGACCCCGGATCAAGTATTTTTAAAAAAATTTCAGAAACCAACAAACAAAACTATATTGACAATAATGTGACATTGGACAGTCAGTATTGTTACTATATTAGGACAACGGGTATATTTCGAATTTCAAATATTCAAGATTCTACTTTTAATCGATCCAATATAAATTGTGTTTATGCCAAAGACAACAGACCTCCATGTTGTGCACAACTAAAGCTATCCGAGCCCTGTGATGAGATAGATGAACACAAGCCTTCATTTGTGGTAAAGTTGGATTGGGACAATCCAAATAATTCTTGTCCAAAAAAATCTGCATCACTCATTAGACTTTACAAAGTAGATATTCTTAGCGCACAACTAATAGATTCTATGGATTTCGACATCTCACATACAGGCGGATATATTGATCCAATCAACACAACTCGCCCAGCATGTTATAAGATAGCATCATTTGATGCAAATGGGATGAAATGCACACAAGAATCAGCATTATGTCCTGACTTGTGTTTTAAGTATGAACTTCCGAATAGCTTTACACCAAATGGAGATCATTATAATGACATGTTTGTGCCGACACAAAATTTGTTTGTTCAATCTGTTGATTTTAAGGTGCTCAATCAATGGGGTGGATTAGTTTTTGAAACACAGGATCCAGAAATTAACTGGGATGGAAAAAACAAAAATGGTAAACTATTGGCTTCAGGAACTTACTATTACACTTGTCGCATAGATCCATATTACAATGTTTCAACTAGTAAGCAAAAATTGAATTTGTCAGGATTTATTGAACTGTTACACCAATAA
- the rfbC gene encoding dTDP-4-dehydrorhamnose 3,5-epimerase, with translation MLFEKTRINGIIIIRPKVFQDERGYFVETFNQEKCPDDLKNINFVQDNESCSNYGVIRGLHFQEGTYAQAKLVRVIKGRVLDVVLDLRIDSETYGQTFSIELSGENKTQMFIPRGFAHGYSVLQDDSIFAYKCDNYYRKETEKGINPMDSSLQIDWRIPREHHIISEKDRAWPVLIK, from the coding sequence ATGCTATTCGAAAAAACAAGAATAAATGGAATTATCATCATTCGACCAAAAGTTTTTCAAGATGAACGAGGATATTTTGTTGAAACGTTTAATCAAGAGAAATGCCCGGATGATTTGAAAAATATAAACTTTGTGCAGGATAATGAATCTTGCTCCAATTATGGGGTTATAAGGGGATTACACTTCCAGGAAGGGACTTATGCTCAAGCGAAATTGGTCAGAGTCATCAAAGGAAGAGTGCTTGATGTCGTACTGGATCTTAGAATAGATAGTGAGACTTATGGTCAAACTTTTAGCATTGAACTTTCGGGTGAAAACAAAACTCAAATGTTTATACCAAGAGGATTTGCACATGGGTATTCAGTATTGCAAGACGATAGCATATTCGCTTACAAATGCGATAATTATTACCGCAAGGAAACAGAAAAAGGTATAAATCCAATGGACTCATCACTCCAAATCGATTGGAGAATTCCTAGAGAACATCATATCATCTCTGAAAAAGACAGAGCCTGGCCAGTTTTAATCAAATGA
- the der gene encoding ribosome biogenesis GTPase Der: MSYTFAIVGRPNVGKSTLFNRLTGSNQAIVDDVSGVTRDRIYGSSHWNGKEFLVVDTGGIVERSHDIFEKNIKKQVDFAVEESSAIIFVVDASTGMTDADEYIARMLRSSQKKVFLTVNKVDNHERLLMSHEFWSLGFDELFPIASVSGSGTGELLDAITSIIPASEILPEDIPKFAIIGQPNVGKSSLVNAFLGEDRNIVTEIAGTTRDPVHSRYTKFGKDFILIDTAGIRKKNKVTEDLEFYSVLRAIRAIEEADVCFLVIDATLGIEAQDMELFSLVVKRNKGIIILVNKWDLVEKDTNTAVQFERTIKLKLAPFTDVPILFISALEKQRIFQSIELGIKVYHLRQQKIKTSELNDKVLEAIQKFPPASYRNHLIKIKYVTQIDKEYPVFAFFSNYPDQIKGSYKQFLENQMRSLFELTGVPIRLVFKEK; this comes from the coding sequence ATGAGTTATACATTTGCAATCGTCGGAAGACCAAATGTCGGGAAATCGACTTTATTCAATAGACTAACAGGTAGCAATCAAGCGATTGTGGATGATGTGAGTGGAGTCACCAGAGATCGAATTTATGGGAGTTCTCACTGGAATGGAAAAGAGTTTTTGGTTGTGGATACAGGAGGTATCGTAGAGCGTTCACATGATATTTTTGAAAAAAACATTAAAAAACAGGTAGATTTTGCGGTTGAAGAATCCTCTGCAATCATATTTGTTGTTGACGCGAGTACGGGAATGACTGATGCGGATGAATATATCGCGCGTATGCTGAGATCCTCACAAAAAAAAGTATTTCTTACCGTTAACAAAGTTGACAACCACGAAAGACTTTTGATGTCTCACGAATTTTGGTCACTTGGATTTGATGAGTTGTTTCCGATAGCAAGCGTTTCAGGTAGTGGTACAGGAGAATTACTTGATGCCATAACATCCATCATTCCTGCTTCTGAAATACTGCCTGAGGACATTCCAAAGTTTGCTATCATCGGTCAGCCAAATGTAGGAAAATCTTCCCTCGTCAATGCTTTTCTAGGAGAAGATAGAAACATTGTTACTGAAATTGCAGGCACAACGCGAGATCCGGTTCATTCCAGATATACGAAGTTTGGTAAAGATTTTATTTTAATAGATACTGCAGGTATTCGCAAGAAAAATAAAGTGACTGAAGATCTGGAATTTTATTCGGTCTTAAGAGCCATCAGGGCAATTGAAGAAGCTGATGTATGCTTTTTAGTGATTGATGCTACTCTGGGGATCGAAGCTCAAGATATGGAACTTTTTTCTTTAGTCGTAAAGCGGAACAAAGGCATAATCATCTTGGTTAACAAATGGGATCTGGTTGAAAAAGATACAAATACTGCAGTTCAGTTTGAAAGAACAATTAAACTGAAATTGGCGCCCTTTACAGACGTTCCCATTTTATTCATCAGTGCACTGGAAAAGCAACGTATTTTTCAGTCAATTGAGTTAGGAATTAAGGTTTATCACTTAAGACAGCAGAAAATTAAAACATCAGAATTAAACGACAAAGTTCTGGAGGCAATCCAAAAATTTCCACCGGCTTCCTACCGCAATCATTTGATAAAAATCAAGTACGTCACACAAATAGATAAAGAGTATCCGGTGTTTGCGTTCTTTTCGAATTATCCAGATCAGATAAAAGGAAGTTACAAACAATTTTTAGAGAACCAAATGAGATCATTATTTGAACTTACCGGTGTACCAATCAGATTGGTTTTCAAAGAAAAATAA
- the accB gene encoding acetyl-CoA carboxylase biotin carboxyl carrier protein, which produces MNFKEIQELIRQLNKSEISYFKYKNADFEIKIKTGKGETRTEGNVVSYTQPQVVLSPPATVISAPAATETNSQVIEKIAPSSNPPKASEDTSKLLQIKSPMVGTFYRSPSPDKPQFVKVGDKVDVGSTVCIIEAMKLFNEIESEVKGTIVKILVEDATPVEFDQILFLVEP; this is translated from the coding sequence ATGAACTTTAAAGAAATTCAAGAACTGATCCGTCAACTCAACAAGTCTGAAATTTCATATTTCAAGTACAAAAACGCAGATTTCGAAATTAAAATCAAAACTGGTAAAGGAGAAACGCGTACTGAAGGAAACGTGGTTTCGTATACACAGCCTCAGGTTGTTTTGTCACCTCCGGCAACCGTAATCTCTGCGCCAGCTGCCACTGAAACGAATAGTCAAGTGATTGAGAAAATTGCGCCATCTTCCAATCCTCCTAAGGCATCTGAAGATACATCAAAGTTGTTACAGATTAAATCACCTATGGTGGGCACTTTCTATAGATCACCTTCGCCTGATAAACCGCAATTTGTAAAAGTTGGTGACAAAGTAGATGTTGGAAGTACTGTGTGCATTATCGAAGCGATGAAGCTTTTCAATGAAATAGAAAGTGAAGTTAAAGGTACAATTGTTAAAATATTGGTTGAAGACGCTACTCCGGTCGAATTCGATCAAATTTTGTTCCTAGTTGAACCTTAA
- a CDS encoding ABC transporter ATP-binding protein → MKEFLNYLSKLKNYKSSVVLYLICYLFTAIFTVVSIPAIIPLFEMLFFQATNAVEKPQEINSVMTFIQSLKYQFSVWVNGMPKKDALTIICLLICGIFFLKNLFRYSAIYIVAPIKAGLIRDTRSELFRKFVNLPLAYFSEERKGDLIARMTADVQDVEWTLLSTLESWVKDPLIIIGSIAFMTYISLPLTLFVLVLLFITAFVIGGISRSLKKNAVLAQEEFGELISVQEESLGGIRIIKAFGSESYIIGRFERILKKYRDLVVKIHRRRELAPPLSEFLGIVIVSILLWYGASLVFSSKLEASSFLAFIYAFFNVIEPSKTLSASYFNVQKGMAALQRIQAVLKVEETIRDQDDAQPKETFDYDIEFRNVSFKYPGTQEYVLKNINLKIGKGEKIALVGSSGSGKTTLVDVLSRFHDIQEGDILIDGIALKNIKIESLRKIIGMVTQEAILFNDTIEDNILFGQQRNKADLESAMKLSHSFEFITEEGKGLDFNIGDRGTKLSGGQRQRLTLARAIYKNAEILILDEATSALDSASEKFVQDAMDGMLKDRTAIVIAHRLSTIQKVDRIYVMSDGRIVESGNHAELLDKNGEYRKFVELQTM, encoded by the coding sequence ATGAAGGAATTTTTAAACTACCTCAGCAAACTCAAAAATTACAAATCTTCAGTGGTTTTGTATTTGATTTGCTATTTATTCACTGCAATATTCACTGTGGTCAGTATACCTGCTATTATACCACTATTTGAGATGTTGTTTTTTCAGGCAACGAATGCGGTGGAAAAACCTCAAGAGATTAATTCTGTAATGACTTTTATTCAATCGCTCAAATATCAGTTTTCAGTTTGGGTCAACGGCATGCCCAAGAAAGATGCACTCACCATCATTTGTTTGCTGATCTGTGGGATATTTTTTTTAAAAAATTTATTCAGATACTCTGCAATATATATAGTTGCGCCAATCAAAGCTGGATTAATTAGGGATACTAGATCTGAATTATTTAGAAAATTTGTCAATTTGCCACTTGCTTATTTTTCCGAAGAAAGAAAGGGCGATTTGATTGCGCGCATGACAGCTGATGTCCAGGATGTAGAATGGACATTACTTTCTACTTTGGAGTCTTGGGTGAAAGATCCACTGATAATAATTGGCAGTATTGCTTTTATGACATACATCAGTTTGCCCCTGACACTTTTTGTCTTAGTTCTGTTGTTTATTACAGCTTTTGTGATTGGAGGAATATCCAGATCATTGAAGAAGAATGCAGTGCTGGCACAGGAGGAATTTGGGGAGTTGATTTCAGTACAAGAAGAAAGTCTTGGTGGAATTCGGATAATCAAAGCATTTGGAAGTGAATCCTATATCATTGGTAGATTTGAACGGATTTTAAAAAAATATCGGGATCTTGTTGTGAAGATTCACAGACGAAGAGAACTTGCACCACCTCTATCCGAATTTCTCGGGATAGTGATCGTGAGTATATTATTATGGTATGGTGCCAGCTTAGTGTTTTCAAGTAAATTGGAGGCTTCGTCATTTTTAGCGTTCATTTACGCATTCTTTAATGTGATCGAACCTTCAAAAACCCTGTCAGCGTCTTATTTTAATGTTCAAAAAGGGATGGCAGCGCTCCAGAGAATTCAAGCTGTTTTGAAAGTTGAAGAAACCATCAGGGATCAAGACGACGCTCAGCCCAAGGAAACATTTGATTATGATATAGAATTCAGGAATGTGAGTTTTAAGTATCCGGGTACCCAAGAATATGTACTGAAGAATATAAATTTGAAAATTGGGAAAGGCGAAAAAATTGCCCTGGTAGGTTCTTCAGGGTCCGGGAAAACTACATTGGTGGATGTGCTGTCCCGATTTCATGACATTCAGGAAGGAGATATTCTGATAGACGGAATTGCGCTCAAAAATATTAAAATAGAATCCTTACGCAAAATTATAGGTATGGTCACTCAGGAGGCTATACTTTTTAATGATACAATTGAGGATAATATTTTATTTGGCCAACAGAGGAATAAAGCAGATTTGGAAAGTGCTATGAAATTGTCACATTCATTCGAATTTATCACAGAAGAGGGAAAAGGTTTAGATTTTAATATTGGTGACAGAGGTACCAAACTCAGTGGAGGCCAAAGACAAAGGTTGACATTAGCAAGAGCCATTTACAAAAATGCGGAAATACTTATTTTGGATGAAGCTACATCTGCATTAGATTCTGCATCCGAAAAGTTTGTACAAGATGCTATGGATGGAATGCTGAAGGACCGTACTGCTATTGTGATTGCACATAGATTATCTACAATCCAAAAAGTGGACAGGATATATGTGATGTCAGATGGCAGAATCGTGGAATCAGGCAACCATGCTGAATTATTGGACAAGAATGGAGAATATCGTAAATTTGTTGAATTGCAAACCATGTAA
- a CDS encoding riboflavin synthase, protein MFTGIITLQAKILELKKSGTNLQFTLSADLPKEIGVNDSIAHDGVCLTLIQRRGRTYKVEAIQETLKISTLSEKNVGDVLNLEVPLKMNQYLHGHTVQGHVDGKIKLQKIITNEGSHNLRFGFQKKAIPFILHKGSICINGVSLTVSKVNYNKRYFEVSIIPHTWTKTNLSKLTLQEKANVEYDLMLKYLHQMQKINIKN, encoded by the coding sequence ATGTTTACAGGAATAATTACTTTACAGGCAAAAATTCTAGAGCTAAAGAAATCAGGTACGAATCTTCAATTTACATTATCTGCCGATTTACCGAAAGAAATCGGTGTCAATGATTCAATAGCTCATGATGGCGTATGTCTAACCCTTATCCAACGCAGGGGACGTACTTATAAAGTTGAAGCTATCCAAGAGACATTAAAGATTTCTACTTTAAGTGAAAAGAATGTAGGTGATGTTCTAAATCTTGAAGTCCCGCTGAAAATGAACCAATATCTTCATGGACATACAGTGCAAGGTCATGTAGATGGGAAGATAAAATTACAAAAAATTATCACAAATGAGGGAAGTCACAACTTACGGTTCGGGTTTCAGAAAAAAGCAATACCATTTATCTTGCATAAGGGATCTATTTGCATTAATGGAGTCAGTTTGACGGTCTCTAAAGTTAACTATAATAAGAGGTATTTTGAGGTAAGCATCATTCCCCACACCTGGACTAAAACCAATTTGTCAAAACTGACTCTACAAGAGAAAGCAAATGTAGAATATGACTTGATGCTAAAATACTTACATCAAATGCAAAAAATTAATATTAAAAATTAA
- the rfbD gene encoding dTDP-4-dehydrorhamnose reductase, with amino-acid sequence MSRILISGSNGQLGQEFGRLVPNTPEHDFFLMDSTHWDITNSVQSKQIFEIIQPQFLINCAAYTKVDLAESEKDKCFEINHMAVESLALLSKEHNTQMVHISTDYVFHSETHRVDGMLETDLCKPKTVYGQSKLSGEIALKELWEKHYIIRSSWIYSEFGHNFVKTMLRLAQSKPEIHVVSDQMGSPTYALELAKGIIHLISTVNSEGHDLFGTYHFANQGSSTWFDFAKEIFKIQNLQTNVLPITTADFNAAASRPHYSVLNCDKFTSTFDYKIPQWEDSLKQCLYKMPNK; translated from the coding sequence ATGAGTAGAATTTTAATAAGCGGATCAAATGGCCAGTTAGGACAGGAATTTGGACGATTGGTGCCAAATACTCCTGAACATGATTTTTTCCTAATGGATAGTACTCATTGGGATATTACCAACAGTGTCCAATCAAAACAAATATTCGAAATAATACAACCCCAATTTCTCATCAACTGTGCCGCTTATACAAAGGTAGATTTAGCAGAGTCGGAGAAAGATAAGTGTTTTGAAATTAATCATATGGCTGTGGAATCTCTTGCCTTGCTGTCTAAAGAGCACAACACACAGATGGTACATATATCTACGGATTATGTATTTCACTCTGAAACGCATCGTGTGGATGGAATGTTAGAAACAGACCTATGCAAGCCAAAAACAGTTTATGGTCAATCCAAATTGTCAGGCGAAATCGCGTTGAAAGAATTATGGGAAAAACATTATATCATTCGATCGTCCTGGATTTACTCGGAGTTTGGACATAACTTCGTAAAAACAATGCTCAGACTTGCTCAAAGTAAACCGGAGATTCATGTTGTTAGTGATCAAATGGGTTCACCGACGTATGCGCTTGAACTCGCGAAAGGGATCATTCATCTCATTTCTACTGTAAATTCAGAAGGCCATGATCTATTCGGCACATATCATTTCGCAAATCAAGGGTCGAGTACATGGTTTGATTTTGCAAAGGAAATATTTAAAATACAGAACTTACAAACTAATGTTTTGCCAATCACGACAGCAGATTTTAACGCTGCAGCAAGTCGTCCACATTATAGTGTTTTAAATTGTGATAAATTTACATCTACATTTGATTATAAAATACCGCAATGGGAAGATTCATTGAAACAATGCTTGTATAAAATGCCAAATAAATGA
- the efp gene encoding elongation factor P, whose protein sequence is MANTSDIRNGMCIDYNNDIYTIVEFQHVKPGKGNAFVRTKLKSMTSGKVVENTWVAGHTLNEVRVERRKFQYLYKDESGFNFMNTETFDQISLPESMIENGQFLKDGMEIEVIFHAAKEQALTAELPPHVILEVTYTEPGAKGNTATNAMKFATLETGAQVKVPLFIEEGDMLKIDTRTGEYLERSKQ, encoded by the coding sequence ATGGCAAATACATCAGATATCAGGAATGGCATGTGTATAGATTACAATAATGACATTTATACCATAGTCGAATTCCAGCATGTCAAACCAGGTAAAGGCAATGCTTTTGTTCGTACCAAGCTAAAAAGTATGACCAGTGGCAAAGTAGTGGAGAATACATGGGTTGCAGGACATACTTTAAACGAAGTAAGAGTAGAAAGACGAAAATTTCAATATCTTTATAAAGATGAAAGCGGATTCAACTTTATGAATACTGAAACTTTTGATCAAATAAGTTTACCTGAAAGTATGATCGAGAATGGTCAGTTCCTGAAAGATGGAATGGAAATAGAAGTCATATTTCATGCAGCAAAGGAACAAGCACTTACGGCAGAATTACCACCACACGTCATATTAGAAGTAACATATACCGAACCAGGTGCAAAAGGGAATACAGCAACCAATGCAATGAAGTTTGCTACACTTGAGACAGGTGCTCAAGTGAAAGTACCACTGTTCATCGAGGAAGGGGACATGTTAAAAATTGATACCCGTACAGGTGAATATTTAGAGAGATCAAAACAATAA
- the accC gene encoding acetyl-CoA carboxylase biotin carboxylase subunit: protein MFQKILIANRGEIALRIIRTCKEMGIKTVAIYSTADRESLHVRFADEAVCIGPPASSQSYLSIPKIMAAVEITNADAVHPGYGFLAENAEFAEICKEYGIKFIGPTPEQIRKMGDKITAKETMIKAGVPVVPGSDGLLKDVKQGKKLAIEIGYPIILKATAGGGGRGMRIVWKEEDFEDMWNIARQEAKAAFANDGIYMEKFVEEPRHIEFQIVGDQFGRVVHLSERDCSIQRRHQKLVEESPSPFMTDELREKMGEAAVKAGQSIRYEGVGTVEFLVDKHRNFYFMEMNTRIQVEHPVTEEVIDHDLIKEQIKVAAGIPISGKNYYPNMHAIEVRINAEDVYADFRPSPGKITSLHTSKGHGVRVDTHVYAGYSVPPYYDSMIAKLICKAQTREECITKMERALDEFIIEGIKTTLPFHKQLMKNEEFRKGNFNTGFLNTFKLEKE from the coding sequence ATGTTTCAAAAAATCCTGATCGCCAATCGCGGTGAGATTGCCTTGCGAATTATACGAACCTGTAAAGAGATGGGAATTAAAACAGTTGCCATCTATTCTACGGCAGATCGCGAAAGTCTCCATGTGAGATTTGCTGATGAAGCGGTATGTATAGGTCCGCCTGCGAGTTCTCAATCCTATCTAAGCATACCTAAAATTATGGCTGCGGTAGAAATTACCAACGCTGACGCAGTTCACCCAGGTTATGGATTTTTAGCTGAAAATGCTGAGTTTGCTGAAATTTGTAAAGAGTATGGTATCAAATTTATAGGACCAACCCCTGAGCAAATCAGAAAAATGGGTGACAAAATCACTGCAAAAGAAACAATGATAAAGGCAGGCGTGCCTGTTGTGCCGGGTTCAGATGGTCTTTTGAAAGATGTCAAACAAGGTAAAAAGCTTGCTATTGAAATAGGTTATCCCATCATCCTGAAGGCAACTGCAGGAGGTGGAGGTAGAGGGATGCGGATTGTTTGGAAAGAAGAAGACTTCGAAGACATGTGGAACATTGCGCGGCAGGAAGCTAAAGCTGCATTTGCCAATGATGGAATCTACATGGAAAAATTTGTAGAAGAGCCGCGACACATAGAATTTCAGATAGTAGGTGATCAGTTCGGTAGAGTAGTTCATCTTTCAGAGAGAGATTGTTCAATACAAAGAAGACATCAAAAATTGGTTGAAGAGAGTCCATCTCCATTTATGACAGATGAGCTCAGAGAGAAAATGGGGGAGGCCGCAGTGAAAGCAGGTCAATCCATACGTTATGAAGGTGTGGGCACTGTGGAATTTCTGGTGGATAAACATCGTAATTTTTATTTTATGGAGATGAATACCAGAATTCAAGTGGAGCATCCCGTAACAGAAGAAGTCATCGATCATGACTTGATTAAAGAACAGATTAAAGTAGCAGCAGGCATACCAATCAGCGGAAAGAATTATTATCCAAACATGCATGCTATTGAAGTTAGGATCAATGCGGAGGACGTTTATGCAGATTTTAGACCAAGTCCGGGTAAAATAACATCGTTGCATACTTCCAAAGGCCATGGTGTTCGAGTAGACACTCATGTTTACGCTGGTTACTCAGTGCCACCTTATTATGATTCCATGATAGCAAAGTTGATTTGCAAAGCTCAAACTCGGGAAGAATGTATCACAAAAATGGAAAGAGCATTAGATGAATTTATAATAGAAGGAATCAAGACTACTTTGCCGTTTCATAAACAGCTCATGAAGAATGAGGAATTTCGTAAAGGAAATTTTAATACTGGATTTCTAAATACTTTCAAACTGGAAAAGGAATAG